The genomic DNA tttttctCTAGATATTAATCTTTATGTGCGTATTATACTTCCAAAACCAAGACGAAATTACGAAACCAATAATTCGCTCAAGTCCTAATTATTGTTGCAACTGCTTATGCGATACAGGCTACTGAGGTGTTTGTCACGACATCCGTTTCGgctttttattcttctttttaaactCTGGTACGTTTCCAGTACCGaatctacttttttaatattagtaggtatggCAGCGACGTCGTTCACTTGGAAATGTAACTGAAAGCAGTCTTTTTTTTATCTCCAGCAATCGTtactcaaaatatattaaatgtacaGATTTAAGTTTTCTCCGATATTATACCAATTGTGTAGAATAAGATAGTTATGGATACATGATGATATATTAActactcataataatattgtgataatATGAAACGTGAAGAAGCACCTCTATCTGGCTGTGCATACTCTTTCACGGTAAACCCCTCAAAAAAGGATATGAAAAAAGATATTCCAGCGTAGCGGCTGGCAAAAGTAAGATTACATATTTCTAGTTtcctactaaaataattattgaatttattttacagatttgACAACTATGTCGGCCACATCACTGTGGACGGTGAGGAGGTGGAGATGGCCCTGTGGGACACGGCCGGCCAAGAGGACTACGAACGGTTAAGACCTTTATCCTACACTCATGTAAGTTAAAATTCATGAAATATAATATGGTAATCTCGGTTCGAGAAAACGTAATCTACTTATCCTGTTAGTCTAAAGACCTCGGGTGTAGGTATGCAACGCTTTCTGAATTTGTGTTACCATTTACCATACTGTTTGTCAAGCTCAGTCTTGCCGACCCACCGTAACAAAGAGACATCTTTTTAACCTCTTTACAGTTGGTATTCACACAAGACAAAAAGGATAGCCACcatgaataaaatagaatactaGATTTCTCTAAATGCTAAGCAGTTATAGAGATACGCATGCGTAAAgaatacaaaatgtttgaacACAATGCGAGTTcatagacagatagacagaaTTTAATCTTGATGCAAACCGTTTACATGTACAATTAATAATTCATATATTATTGTTCTGTTGTAGACAAACTGTTTCCTGGTGTGTTATTCGGTGGGTTCACGTTCGTCATACGAAAACGTGGTCCACAAATGGTATCCAGAGCTCAAACACTTCAATGAAAAAGTACCCATTGTATTAGTCGGTGAGTTCAGGACATAcaaaagtacttaattattttgaactgCATGCTGAGTGGTTTATTCTGCTTGTGTTGTATAATGATGCCCTGCATAATCTCTGCCTAAACATGGTCAACGGAAAACCGCCAAAAATTGTAGCAATGATATCACTTCATGAAATTAGCTTTAAAACGTATTTGTGAGTTTTACGAATATGGATGATTGTTGTAACAACATCGGCTGTACTTTTCTAAAATAACCCCTAATCGTGTACACACCAATTCAAGGCTATTAGCAGAATTAGTGTTAATAAGGAAGAACTTAATTGCTGCTTTagataaattgttaaatttgCACTTAACAAGCTTTGCTTACTCATACTGACTAATTATAACGTTAACGtcactatttataatataaaatgcctAATGGGCTTCCCATAAAATCGTAATAATCCTTCAAAATGATCAGGCGATCTTTTTTAGATTATCTAAGTATTGTAAAATTGATTCTTAATTAAGTGTAATTTTCCGTTTCAGCGACTAAGACAGATTTACGTGCCTCTGGCAGCGCAGTCATTACCACACAGGaaggaaaaaagttaaaaaagaaaataaggtatacattcaatgtaaatttaaataaattacatattttttaaaacaatacaaaagtgAAAACTGACAAGGGTTATCGTGCGCGAGCGCCGGCAGCTGTGCTATCGCCTCTTATCATTCGCTGATAATGCTGCGAGAACTTGTGATATAACGACACAGGaacaatttgttaaataaatcgGCATATTTAATCACTACGAAATTAGTTGTACTGTTTTCAAAGCAAACACAGCCCCATTATTTATTATCAGCAGAGGTTTTGGTGCCGATAATCtatggtttaaaaaaacatgtaacctattctatgtaaaatatttgatgCTATTAAATGTCAATTATAAATAGTATGATAGCAAACTTATTTTATGACACCTGATTATTGAGTAACCACAACGCTTATCAGTACCTGAGTGGCATTGTAGATATCAGGTTACGCTACTTACCTATACCTGTGTTCCTTACAAGGTTTGCGTATGTTTCAGAGCGGTGCAGCTGGTGGAGTGCTCGGCGCTACATCGAGTGAACATGAACGAGGTGTTCGAGGAGGCGGTGCGCGCCGCGCTGCGCAAGACGCCGGTCCACAAGCGAACCTGTCAATACCTCTGACCAATATGCTTACTCCATCATGCTAtcttcatacaacgccatcttaATACCATTGAAAGGCTTTATGCTATAATGTTCCTTACTTGTAATTTCCTCATAACTTTTCATACGATAAAATTTTGACAGTAATTTAACAAGTTTGGATCGATGAGTCGACCAATTAAACGTTTCATTAAGAAGACGTCAGTGTTGACGACATTCtatgaaatattgatttcaagtCGTGGTATTGCATTGTACCTACggattctttaattttaaaagaattatgAGAAAGTAATTCATAGACACGTTATGAGATTTCAGTTAGTTTAAGATGAAACATGCACTATTTATGACGCTTTTGTacaaatatgttaatattttaaactttattttgacttGTAAGATGAAAACGAAAGATGTATA from Trichoplusia ni isolate ovarian cell line Hi5 chromosome 4, tn1, whole genome shotgun sequence includes the following:
- the LOC113492716 gene encoding ras-like GTP-binding protein RhoL, whose product is MGTTKRLKITVVGDGMVGKTCLLYVYTKNEFPEEYVPTVFDNYVGHITVDGEEVEMALWDTAGQEDYERLRPLSYTHTNCFLVCYSVGSRSSYENVVHKWYPELKHFNEKVPIVLVATKTDLRASGSAVITTQEGKKLKKKIRAVQLVECSALHRVNMNEVFEEAVRAALRKTPVHKRTCQYL